The DNA region CTATGCCGGCGGCCTGTCGATGATGTTCAAGGGCGATTTCCTCAACCCGCATATCGACAACAGCCATGATGCCAAGCGCGATCGCTATCGCCGGCTCAACCTGCTGTACTACGTGTCGCCGGACTGGGCGATGGAGAATGGCGGCAATTTCGAATTGTGGAACGACGACTGCTCGATGCCGGTCACGATCATCTCGCAGCAGAACCGCCTGCTGGTGATGGAGACCAACAAGACCTCGTGGCACTCGGTGAGCCCGGTCCAGGTCGACCGTCCGCGCTGCTGCGTCTCGAACTACTATTTCTCGACGATCTCGCCCGATGCGACCGACTATTTCCACGTCACGTCGTTCACCGGGCGCCCCGACGAGACCGTGAAGAAGATCGTCGGCGTGGCCGACAACGCGCTGCGCAACATGGTCTCGAAGACGCTCGGCGTCGGCCGCGGCAAGAAGGAGATCAACTCCGATCCCGGCGCCGGCCCGAACAGCTAGAGCGCGATGTCGGCATCACACCGCCGCGCACGGCGCCGCGGTACGACCTGAGGCGTAGGAGATGTCTCCCACTCTCACGCCTTGGTGCGCTCGCCCGCAGATCTGGTCCAGATGTCGACGGCGAGGCCTGCCGCGAGCATCGAGACCAGCACCAGAGCAGAGTTGGCAACGCCCAGCGGACCCTGAACAGGGCTGAGCAAGATGCTGGCGAGAGTGAATACCAGCAACAGCCGCGGCGTCAGCAAGTGGGACAGTTTGGTACCCGCCGCACTCCATCCCGCCATGCATCCCCAGACCAGGATGTAGATGATCGCGCCGACCAGCCCGAAATCGATGAAGGCGGCGAGCCAGGCCGACGGGAAGAAACCGAACAGCCCGGCCGATCGCTGTTCTGCCTCCACCTTGTTCACCTGCTGGTCGCTCCGGAAGAACACCCGCAGGATCGGCGACAGCACACCAACTTCATAGACGCCCCATTGCGGGGACAATCCGTCACGGGCCTGCCAGCCGACATCGATCGAGCGCACGCCATGTGTCAGGTAGAAGTAAGTGCTCAGCCCAATCATCATCGCGCGCGGCGACAGGTAGCCGGCGTTGACCGCGGCGGTGACGTAGCCGCGCGGCTTCACGTGCCAGGCCTCCAGCATGATCGCCAGCACTGCGTCGGCGGAAAGCGGCTGCGGCGCCGGCGCCGCGCTGGGCCCCGTCGTTGCGGCAGCCATCTGCTTGCTGAGATCGGTACCGGAGATCACTTCATTGGATTTCCGAGTCTCGGCGGCGGCCGGTGCAGGCTGTTGTTGTTGTTGCTGTTGCTGTTGTTGTTGTCGTTGCTGCAGTTGCTGCTTCTGCTCCAGCTCGTGAATCAGCGGCGTCAACTGGGCGCAGAAATTCTGCCGGCTTGACCAGATCGAGCTCGAATAGACCGCAAACAGCCCGACCGCGAGCACCGCCTTGAGCAGCAAATAATGCCCGGCCGGCAGCGGCCGCCGCCCCTCGCTGACGCGGACCAGGATCGCGGCAATCACCAGCAGAATCACGAGCAGGATCGGCATCCGCCCGGAATAAAGCAGCGCATAGCCTACCGGCGACACGATGGATAGTTGGGCCAGCGCCGCCGCCCATCCCCTGACAACCTCGCCTTTCAGCAGGAACAGGATCACGGAGACGAAGCCGAACGAGAACATGACATAGCCGAGATAGAGGATCGGCGTGCGCTTGATCGCGATGGCATTGACCAGTCCCGGCGCGCAGCGCAAGAGCTCGGCGTAGACGCCATTGCTCACGCCGCTCAGGACCATCCGATCGAGCGCGACGAAGCCTATTCCCGCGATCCCGATCAGCGACGTGATCGTGACGGCGCGGTTGAGCGTCCTTGCCGAGGGTTCCGCAATCGGCTTCCCGCGCCCGAACCAGCGGTCAAACATGGAACCGCCGCCGCGATAGCCGAGGAGAAACAGCACAATCCCGATACCGACCACCGCCAGCACGGCCAATGACGGCTGCCCCGGGTAATCGATCGGCCCGACAGCGACCAAAGCGAGCGCTATTCCCCAGACCACGACAATGAGAGTCGCCGGCGACGAAAGACCGCCGGCCAGCCCAATAAATCGTTGCATATTGCCCCGCCAAAAAATTCCGGCGCCAACCCAAGGCTGTGTAGCAAGCTCGCTCCGGTACCGCAATGCAGTGCCGCGCGGCCTCAGGGATAGAGCATGTCGGGGTCGGTCGGCAGGCCGACGGTCTCCGCCGCGCTGCGTTCCGCGCCATTCTTGCGCACCCTGCGAACAGCGAAGCCGGTCAGCGAGGCGAACAGCACCGTGCTCGCAGCGGCGCCGGCCAGCGCCGCGCCATAGATGCCAAGCCGCGGAACCAGCGCGAGGTTGAGCAATGTCGCGACCACCGCGGAACCAAGGTTGCAGAGCAGCAGGTATTTGTCGGATCGCGCGGCGTAGAGCGCATAAGAAGGGACATCGGACATCATGCGCAGGAAGATTCCCGGCAGCATCGCGTAGAAGACCCCGACGCCCGACGCATAGGCGGTCAATCCGAGCATCGTGAGCATCGGTTTCATGACGAGGCCGCAGCCGACCATCGCGGCCGTCGCAAGCCCCAGCATCGACCAGAAGAACGAGCGCAGCGCCCCGCGATAGGCCTCGGCGCCGGCCGCGTGTCCGGCAATCACTTTCGGCAAGAACTGATGCGAGACCGATGCGCCGAGCGACAGCAGGCCGATCAAAATCGTCGAATAGAATGTGTAGATGCCGAGCGCATCGCGCCCGACAAACCCATCGATTGCGAAACGGTCGACATAGGAAATCACCAGCGCCCCGGCCGAGGTCACCATGAACGGTCGCGCCGTCCACAGCCCTTGTCGGATCGCCTGCCAGTTAGGGCGGTATCCGGTGAGCCCGCGCCAAGGCAAATCGGACAGCGAAATCGCCGAAAAGCCGATCGCCGCCACACCGCCGAGCGCCCACCAGGCCAGCACCGTCCCCAGCGTGCGCGTCGAGGGCGTCGTCAGCATCAGGACTGCGATCGCATAGACCCAGATGCCGCCGCGCAGGAATATGCCGATATAGGCCCGCACCGGGCGCGAGGTGATAATGAGGATCCGCGTCGCCTCCAGCGATAGATGCTCGGTCACCAACAGCAGAAGGAACCAAGGTGCGAGCTGTGCCGGAAACAGGCCGGCGAGGATCGCGCCGATGACGACGAGGCCGATCCCCAGCAATGCGAGCGCACAAAGCGCGATCTGGTCGACGATGATCCGGGCGCGCCGGTCGGGCGTCGCCGGTACCATCTCGCGCAACGTGTACGAGTAGAATTCGAGCCCGACCGCAAGCAGCGCAAATGCCAGCACCGCGGTCAACAGGCCGTATTCGCCCATCTCTGCCGGCGACAGCATCCGCGCCAGCAGCAGCGATAGCAGGAAGCGGCTTGCGAGCGTCAGCGCGCGCAGGATCAGCGCCGACATGGTGCCGGCGACCGCGGGCCGCCTCACGAGCTCGACCAGGCGGGACAGCTTCATGCTGCCGGCTCGCGCAAGCGCGGGGCTGCGACGGCCGCCACCACCGCCGGCCATCTTGCAAAGTCAATCGTTTGCGCTTGCATCGCTTCATTCCCCGAGCGCCGGCTCGGGCGGGTCATGGAGGAATTGCGCATTTACCGTGTTTCGGCGCGCGTGACAAATGCCGCGCGAAATCCTAAAATGCTCGCCTATCCGGACACTTAGGGAACTACGGCAAATGCCCCCAAATACGGGACAAACTCTCGCTCTGGTCTATGGCTGCCTCGACGAGATCAACGACCTGAGACCCCCGGAAGAAGCCATCGAAAAACGTCCCGACGTGCTGCTGGTTGGCGAAGGCGGCAGCCTCGACTCGCTGGCGCTGACCATGTTGATTCTCAACCTCGAACGCCAGGCCAGCAAGATGTCCGGCAAGGAGATCAGCCTGCTCGACGGGCGCGAGCTCGAGGACAATCTGGCGCGCTTTGCCACGCCGGCAGCCCTCGCCGAACTGGTCGATGAGGCCGTTGGCGCATGAGCACGCCCTGCAACGTCCTGGTGGTGTCCGATTTCAACGCCGAGCTGGTCTCGCGATATATCTCGGCCGACCGCACGATGCCGGCATGCGCCGCGACCAGCGCGCCCTACGGCCAGGTCTTCCAGGTGCTCTCCAGTGACGGCGCCGCGGCGCCCGGCAGCGTTGCGCTGATCTGGACCCGGCCCGAAGGCGTCATCCCGGAATACGCCAAACTGCTGGCGGGACATCAAAGCGAGCCCGCGCGCCTCGACGCCGAAGTCGACGCATTCGCCGCGATGATCAGGACGTTCGCGAAGCGCTGCAAATATGTCTTCGTCGCAAGCTGGGCGGCGACCTTCCATGATCGCGGGCTGGGCTTGCTGAGCTGGTCCAGGCAAGGTGCCGCCGGCCTGCTCGCGCGGATGAACCTGCGGCTGGCCGAGCAGCTCGGCGGGGCCGCCGATGTCTTCATGCTCGACAGCCAGCGCTGGATCGACGCCTCGGACAATCCGCGCGATCGCAAGTCGTGGTATCTCGCCAAGGCGCCGTTCACGGAAAAAGTCTGCAAGGCCGCAGCCCAAGACGTGAAGTCGGCGCTACGCACGGCGTCGGGCCAGAACCGCAAGCTCGTCGTCGTCGACCTCGACGACACGATGTGGGGCGGCATCGTCGGCGATGACGGCTGGGAGAATCTGCGGCTCGGCGGCCACGACCATGTCGGCGAAGCCTATGCCGAATTCCAGAGCGTGCTGAAGACGCTGGTCAACCGCGGCATCGCGGTTGCCGTCGTCAGCAAGAACGATGAGGCGGTGGCGCTCGAGGCGATCGCCCAACATCCCGAGATGATCATCCGCAAGGACGACCTCGCCGCCTGGCGCATCAACTGGAAGGACAAGGCACAGAACATCGCCGAGCTGGTCGAAGAGCTCAATCTCGGCCTGCAATCGGTCGTGTTCATCGACGACAACCCAATCGAGCGCGGCCGGGTGCGTGAGGCACTGCCGGAAGTCCTGGTGCCGGAATGGCCGGGCGATCCGTCGAAATATGCCGACGCGTTGCGCCAGCTCGACTGCTTCGATCGTGCCTCGATCACGACGGAGGATCGCGAGCGCACCCGCATGTATGTCCAGGAGCGGGAGCGGCGCGACAGCCTCACCGTCGCCTCTTCGCCGGAAGATTGGCAGGCCTCGCTGGGCGTTCGCGTTCACGCCGCCCCGGTCTCCGCGTCGAACGTGAAACGGATCGTGCAGCTGATGAACAAGACCAATCAGCTCAATCTGCGCACGCGGCGGACGACAGAGAAGGAGCTGTTTCAGTGGCTCGAAGAGGGCCATAACCGCAACCTCGCGGCGGTGACCGTCTCCGATCGCTTCGGCGACCTCGGGCTGACCGGCATCGTGAGCTGGGAACAGGTCGGCGCTGCCATCGAGATCGTAGACTATGTGCTGAGCTGCCGTGCCATGGGCCGGCGGGTCGAGGACCTGATGGTCCATCTCGCCGCGCAAGCCGCCTCGCGCGCGGGCTGCGATACCGTGAACGCACGGTTGATCCCGACCGCGAAGAACCGCCCCTGCCTGGAGTTCTGGCAGAACTCCGGCTTCACCGACGCCGGAGACAATGTCTTCGTCTGGAACACCGCGACCGA from Bradyrhizobium genosp. L includes:
- a CDS encoding 2OG-Fe(II) oxygenase, which translates into the protein MQRTQIVDLIVDRLEGERANILSQWQAPVGTTTRHFYVDNFLPIELADEAYNAYPRDGSGFFSKETFREKKRTSAHLSEYAPILADLTYAMQDPAVVAKVADIVGFTQIEPDPSLYAGGLSMMFKGDFLNPHIDNSHDAKRDRYRRLNLLYYVSPDWAMENGGNFELWNDDCSMPVTIISQQNRLLVMETNKTSWHSVSPVQVDRPRCCVSNYYFSTISPDATDYFHVTSFTGRPDETVKKIVGVADNALRNMVSKTLGVGRGKKEINSDPGAGPNS
- a CDS encoding lipopolysaccharide biosynthesis protein, producing the protein MKLSRLVELVRRPAVAGTMSALILRALTLASRFLLSLLLARMLSPAEMGEYGLLTAVLAFALLAVGLEFYSYTLREMVPATPDRRARIIVDQIALCALALLGIGLVVIGAILAGLFPAQLAPWFLLLLVTEHLSLEATRILIITSRPVRAYIGIFLRGGIWVYAIAVLMLTTPSTRTLGTVLAWWALGGVAAIGFSAISLSDLPWRGLTGYRPNWQAIRQGLWTARPFMVTSAGALVISYVDRFAIDGFVGRDALGIYTFYSTILIGLLSLGASVSHQFLPKVIAGHAAGAEAYRGALRSFFWSMLGLATAAMVGCGLVMKPMLTMLGLTAYASGVGVFYAMLPGIFLRMMSDVPSYALYAARSDKYLLLCNLGSAVVATLLNLALVPRLGIYGAALAGAAASTVLFASLTGFAVRRVRKNGAERSAAETVGLPTDPDMLYP
- a CDS encoding HAD-IIIC family phosphatase; the encoded protein is MSTPCNVLVVSDFNAELVSRYISADRTMPACAATSAPYGQVFQVLSSDGAAAPGSVALIWTRPEGVIPEYAKLLAGHQSEPARLDAEVDAFAAMIRTFAKRCKYVFVASWAATFHDRGLGLLSWSRQGAAGLLARMNLRLAEQLGGAADVFMLDSQRWIDASDNPRDRKSWYLAKAPFTEKVCKAAAQDVKSALRTASGQNRKLVVVDLDDTMWGGIVGDDGWENLRLGGHDHVGEAYAEFQSVLKTLVNRGIAVAVVSKNDEAVALEAIAQHPEMIIRKDDLAAWRINWKDKAQNIAELVEELNLGLQSVVFIDDNPIERGRVREALPEVLVPEWPGDPSKYADALRQLDCFDRASITTEDRERTRMYVQERERRDSLTVASSPEDWQASLGVRVHAAPVSASNVKRIVQLMNKTNQLNLRTRRTTEKELFQWLEEGHNRNLAAVTVSDRFGDLGLTGIVSWEQVGAAIEIVDYVLSCRAMGRRVEDLMVHLAAQAASRAGCDTVNARLIPTAKNRPCLEFWQNSGFTDAGDNVFVWNTATDYPKPAFITLENDVAPAAPMAAAI